CGAGGCCGAGAAGTGCCCGGCGCGGGAGTCAGTCGGAAGGTAGTCCCCGCGCAGGGACTCCCAGCCGAAGCGGGTGTGCGAGCGCGTCCACGAGAACTCGCCCGTCGTCGGGTTGGGGTCCACTTCCATGTCCGTCCCCGTGCGGGCATCGAGCATGGGGTAGATGAGAATCTGCGCCGCGGGCCGTGGCCCGTTGTCATCGCGGGTGAGCTGCGCCAGCGAGGCGGCCAGCCCGCCACCCGCGCTCTGCCCCATGAGGACGATTCGCGACGGGTCGACGCCGAGTGACGCGGCATTCGCGTGGACCCAGCGCAGCGCCGCGTAGACGTCGTCGATGGGACCCGGGAACGGCACCTCCGGCGCGAGGCGGTAATCGACCGAGACGACGACGGCGTCGTGCGCGAGGGCGAGCTCAGCGTCGAAGCCCTCGCCCATGGAGGCGCTGCCCATCACCATGCCGCCGCCGTGAATGAACAGCACGGCAGGCCGTGTCGTGTCCTGGCCCGGCGGAGTCTGGATGATGAGCCGGACGTCGGGCGCTCCGTTCCGCCCGGGGATGCGCACCTCGCTGCGGAGCGCGGTGCTTCGCGGGGCGATGGACGAAATCATCTGGTCCATGAACACGCGGCCGTCCGCGAGGTTCTCGCGGGAGAGCCCCGGGAGGAACGCGTGGGCGATGAGTGGGAGGAGGGACGGATCGACGAGATGACGCGTGGACATGGGTGACTCCTGGAATGCGGCGGGGTGTGAGGTTGGAAGGGGACGTGGACTTCAGGGCGAGGGGACCGCGCGGATGACAACCTTGCCGATGACGCCCCCGCACTCGGACCGCTCGAACGCGGCTTGAGCGTCGGACAGCTCGAACACCTCCGTGGGCGGAGGGAGGAACTCCCCGGCCTGGAGCTTCCCCACGAGCTCCGCGAGGTCCTTCGCGGAAGGCTTGGTGACGAGCACCAGCTGCTTCTGGCGACGGAACGGATTGAGCAGGGCGGAGGCCAGGAGCGACGCGGGGGACGGCTCGAACCCCACGTGCCTGCCGCGCGGCGTGAGGAGGCCACGCGCCTCGGCGAAGGACAGCTTCGTGCTCAGGTCGAAGACCACGTCGAAGCGCTCGCCGAGCATCGAGAGCGGCCGGGCGCGATAGTCGTGCACCACTTCGGCGCCGTACTGCCGTGCCGTGTCCAGACCGGCGGCGGAGGTGACGGCGGTGACGTGCGCGCCACGCGACCGGGCCAACTGGATCAACATGAGCCCCACACCGCCCGTCGCGCCGTTGACGAGCACGCGCTCGCCGGAAGCGACGCGCGCGACATCACGCACTGCCTGCAACGCCGCGAGCCCCACCATCGAAGCCGCCGCGGCCCCGACGTCATCGAGCCCTGGCGGAATCCTGGCAACGGACGTCGCCGCGACCGTGATGAGCTCGGCGAGCGTTCCCTCTCGCATGCTTCCGGG
This DNA window, taken from Corallococcus coralloides DSM 2259, encodes the following:
- a CDS encoding alpha/beta hydrolase is translated as MSTRHLVDPSLLPLIAHAFLPGLSRENLADGRVFMDQMISSIAPRSTALRSEVRIPGRNGAPDVRLIIQTPPGQDTTRPAVLFIHGGGMVMGSASMGEGFDAELALAHDAVVVSVDYRLAPEVPFPGPIDDVYAALRWVHANAASLGVDPSRIVLMGQSAGGGLAASLAQLTRDDNGPRPAAQILIYPMLDARTGTDMEVDPNPTTGEFSWTRSHTRFGWESLRGDYLPTDSRAGHFSASLGQDVSRLPPAFIAVGSLDVFFDESMDYARRLSRAGVPVELHVYPGAIHGFDAIPNAWMTTSFKRELNEALTRALRAPPELAS
- a CDS encoding NAD(P)-dependent alcohol dehydrogenase encodes the protein MNALTYSRFGGPELLQHTQQPAPRVRDHHLLIRVRAVSVNPIDGKIRRGELKLLSGARFPKSPGSDFAGVVEAVGAGVDGFSVGDRVFGFPGSMREGTLAELITVAATSVARIPPGLDDVGAAAASMVGLAALQAVRDVARVASGERVLVNGATGGVGLMLIQLARSRGAHVTAVTSAAGLDTARQYGAEVVHDYRARPLSMLGERFDVVFDLSTKLSFAEARGLLTPRGRHVGFEPSPASLLASALLNPFRRQKQLVLVTKPSAKDLAELVGKLQAGEFLPPPTEVFELSDAQAAFERSECGGVIGKVVIRAVPSP